ACCGCTACTCTGGAAATAACAAATAGGACCATTAGATGAATATGGGAATTGGGAATGTATCCTATACACACAAGCCTTCTACACAAATATGTTCCCGATGAACATACCTCTGCAACCTTCCTCTGAAATTcagcctccatctgggcacggtattcagctatttccctctCAGCCTCCTCTTTTGCTTGCCTAAGCCTTGCCGATTTTGCTgccaaacaaataaaaaatctcTTACATCGCAGGTTATATTGAAAGGGAGAaagtttactctttttttttagatcaAGATAGTATCAAAAATCTATAGAAGCTCAAGGTCATATTTCTATGGTTTTATATCCAATTTTTGCTATGGGATAAAACATGTTTTGctaactaaaaaaaaaagcactttCACCCTTATCATTTTGTGGCTAAGCCTGATATCTGCAATTTCATACGATATTCAAAATTAATATTCAAGTGCAAAGAGTTCAGAGTAGATTAAGATTCTTCCTACTAAAATTGATgtgtatatgaaaaaaaattatcattgcaTTCAATAGAGCAGACATGTTCACCTAGTACATCTACATACTACTCTCTCTCTAATGTTATGCTTATTCATAACATTTACGGAGAGGGACAGAGAGTTACCAGCCCTAGCAGCATTTACTATTTGCTGAGCCTCTTGCTCTGCAGCCAACAATTGCTGGATTCCACTTTGGCGTCTGTTTGCGTCCATCTTTGTGCTGCTGAAGGAAGAATCAGAATCAATTAAAAAGAACtcagaaaaaaagaacttgATCAGAAGGCCAGGTAAAACCATCAAAAGTCCAAAAATATATGGCACATCTCAATACTAACAGTAAACAAACAGGAAGCAAATATGATCATACTACATTCAACAAGAAAGATCTGATGCTACTGTTGTTTACAACACAAAAATATAATGGTCCACACATAAAGCTGGAAATCTACCATGGACCTAACctttgttcatatatattctGTTTCAACCTGCTGAACTACAACAGTAATAGCGCGTATTGCCTGTTCCTCAGTTCTAATTACTTTGGATTAATGAATTAACTATGGACTCTCGTGTATAGTATGAATAGACCTACCCAGCTATCTTATAAAAAACAATAATATCATGTAAAGATCCACCAACAGAAGTTAGCAGGGGCGATCACAAGCTGGGGCATAGAGGTCAAGTTAAACCCCAAAATACAAACTGCTATTAGCACCCTACTGCacattaaaaaaatgtacaacAAGCTGGATAGATCATACTATTACACGCATAGAGATAAAGATTTGGATTATATCAACCAGGGGCGGAACTAACGTGGGGAATTGCTACCGATCTTTTCTTGGAATCAAATTGCTATAAGTACTAAGGTTAAGGTTAAGGGAAAGAGAAAagcttccagatctagaagacaAGCTGAAGGCTAAGGCGAAGAGATAAGGCGTCGGTGGAGAAGAGAATGAGAATGTCAGTacgggtgctcaccggcgaggaTGCGGTGGAAGCAGAaagacgccggcgccgctgctagccggaggcggcgggcgaacTCTCTACGATGAGGAAATCGAGGCCGATGGAACAGCCAGATCGACTAGGGAACAAGGAATCGGAGGCCAATTAAGCTATGGCCGGGAACGGTGAAATCGACCAGGGAGCAAGGATCGAGCAAGATCCAGCAACAGAGGCTAGCGAATCAACAAATTTACTCAATCTGCCTACTATCACCCAATCGGATCAAACGAGCAGGATCAAAATCGAGAAAACGTATTAGGGTCAGCACCGAACGCAGTCGATTCCTACCAGATCCGGTCAAATTGATAGCAACACGAACAcaaatcgagagagagagatcgcggGGAGAGGGATCGAGTTCACCATACCTGCGAGAGAGAAGACTCGAATCGAACCCGGGGGAAGCGACGAGATTTCGATGGGGAAAATCTATCTTCCTTCGTGCTGCTCGCCCATGGGTTCCAAGCTTATTTATTCATGACGATGATTAATTAATCCCGTTTCGTCATATCGTTGGCGGGCCGTAATGGGAAGCCCAAGTGTAATCGGATTAGGAAGCCCGCTAGTATCAAAGCCCAAGCCCAACACGACAGCAAAtatctctctcatctcatctcttcTCCAAACCCAATCAAAACCCCATCCGATTCCTCTCCatttcaccaccaccaccaccaccacctccgcctcctctcctccccttctcttcgccggcagccatggccaccgccgcagcagcagcgcgcGCCGTCGCGGCCGCCGGGCGCCCGGCGCAGGGGGTTCCGTTGTCGCGGCGCCTCACGacggcgtcgtcctcctccgctcGCCCGCTGCGGCCTCGCGGCGGCCGCGCTGCCGGGTCCGTCCGCTgcatggcgcggcggccggagtcGTCGTACTCGCCGCTGCGGTCGGGGCAGGGAGGGGACCGCGCGCCCACGGAGATGGCGCCGCTCTTCCCCGGGTGCGACTACGAGCACTGGCTCATCGTCATGGACAagcccggcggcgagggcgccacCAAGCAGCAGATGATCGACTGCTACATCCAGACCCTCGCCAAGGTCGTGGGAAGGTAATTGCAACACCGTGTAACTCAATTGAACCACCCAATGCATTTGTGCATCATAGAACGATGCTAATTTTGGATGACTGGTGGGTGGTGGCATGTAGTGAGGAGGAGGCGAAGAAGAAGATATACAACGTGTCATGCGAACGGTACTTTGGGTTCGGTTGCGAGATTGACGAGGAAACATCCAACAAGCTGGAAGGTACACCGTGATGAAGCTTTATATATTTCCATACTTAAGAGCCTTGGTATACTTTGTGATATGCCTCATGGATATAAATGGGTGCCAATTTAGGTTTCGATTCATGTACCGACTTTGTTTACGTATTCATATTGATGGATGGCTAGTTTATTAACACTTCTAAGTCATGAATTTGCAAGTATATTGTTGACTTTGAACTTTCATTTACCCGAGTCAGAAAGATTTACATGAGCACTGAGGATTTAGTACATTGAATTTTCATGTACCTGAAGCCTTGTGGGGAATAGGTGATTGAAGGCTTACGTGGTTAACTAGTTATGTTTGTTGTATGCTCTGTAGAGAGTCTGTACAGTGTTAAAATGTTGCAACCAGTGGTCCTTTGGTAATGGCTTCATGTACCGTACTTTACTAAAACTCTTATGTATTGTGGTACATGTGAGTTTATCTTTGTTGGCATCAGGGAAATGATGTGTTGATATCTAGGAACAGTATAGTGCTCTGTTTTAAGcatttgcatatatatacataatacATTTGTTGAAcgctaaaaaaatcaataactcGTCTAAAGATAATTAACCCCTTACAGCTGACCTTTGGTGTTCTGTAGTCATAGGCATTTGCATATGTGCATGAGTGCATATGTTGAATGCCCGTAACTACTCTAAATAGATCATTTGTTGTTGAATATTGCTGTGATGATTTGTAAGTGTGGAGTATGTTTGCATTTGACAGGGCTACCAGGTGTTCTATTTGTGCTTCCTGATTCCTATGTTGATGCCGAGAACAAGGACTATGGCGGTAAGCTTTTTGTTACCTGCCTCTCTATATCCTTTTTTTCTTGTGTAAAATGCAGTTAATTTTACGCTAGCTGTCTTGTTAATGTATATGCTCAATGGAAAGCTGGTTTTTACTatctctgtttcaggttataagactttctatcattacccacatttatatagatattaatgaatctaggcacacatatgtCTAGAactctagattcattaacatatatatgaatgtggacaatgctagaaagttttataatatgaaacggaggaagtattatctTGGTCTTGTCTTCTTTTGGTTCCAGGTTGATTGCACCCAGAATCCATTAGTCTTTGACTCTTTGTGCTTACTTGTACAACCATAGTTGATCTATCCAGACCTGAAATATACACTGACATTCTGCACAGTTGATTGTCTTCAAGAATTATTCCTCCAATATGCACAACTTTGTCTGGGTTCTCATGTCATTGTCGTTCTTTGCAGCTGAGTTGTTTGTAAACGGAGAAATTGTTCAAAGATCACCAGAAAGGCAGAGAAGGGTGGAGCCAGTTCCTCAGAGAGCACAAGATAGACCCCGGTACAGTGACCGAACTCGCTATGTGAAGCGGAGGGAGAATCAGGCGTACCAGCGGTGAAGGCTCACCTTACCTGCAACTGGCTAGATGCATCGACTCCTGCGTTTAGAACAGCAGCTCCTGCACGAGAAATGCCTTAGATTTTTTGTATGCTGCTGCTGTGTAATCTGGTAATGTTTTATGCATCTGGGCATGTATGTTTTGTCTACTTCAATCGACTAATCTATTGAACTATGGCATATGAATTTGAAGCCCCACTTTTTGGCCATTTTTAGCATAGCTCCAGATTTCAGGTTCACGCTGGATTTAACGTTTGTATGTTAAATTACagtgttttaaaattttatatttcatttaaataaaaataaaatgatttaTTCAAATGTTATCAACATAATCACATATTTAGATCCATGAATTTATGGAGCTATAAATACTTAACTCTAAGAAACTCTTAGATCCAGAATTATGTTAAACAAGGCATTTATCTCATTTTAGAAACTTGGCATACTTCTTTCGTTACAAAATAAGTTAATCCAGTATTGGATGCGGCATAATTCtttcgttccaaaataaattaatttagtattagaTGTGACATACTTCCTTCGTTCCAGAATAAGTTAATCAGtattagatgtgacatatcctaatacttGAATTTGGACATGTATCTATCTAAATTAGTGGTAATATGGGTGTATATTCGTTGCTACTAGATTAACTTAACTTATTTTTGAACGGATCTAAATTAGTGGTAATAGGGGTGTATATTCATTACtactagattaacttatttTTGAACTGACGAAGTAGTAAAGATTAAAGAAAGTTTCAGTTTCTTGTTGCGTGACCCATGTTGCCAATGCCAACGGCGACGAGAATCGCCTATCGTGCAAATGCAATCTGGGACGCCATGTCAATTTCGCGTTCTCTGGCCCTGTATCAACGTGGAACGGTGGGAAGCAATCGGCGGACGGCCACGGTGGCCATCGCTCGTGAATCGTCGTGATATGCCGCGAGCGCAACGTGTGGTGGAGGCGGGAAACACCAACGCACGCGATTCGCCGCGTACGCCAGCCGCCCCCGCCTGCCGAGGACGCCAGTTAACTGCCTGGCACCCGCTCATCAGGGGACAAATCCTCATTCAATTCACACCATAAATCACTATTTAACCATCTATTGCATCTCATTCTCTCATTCGCTCAATCCTAGTTCCAAGTTACAAACTCATTTCTGTTTCCGCCGAGGCGAGCGCCCAGAGCACGAATCGGCGATGATGCcgctgaagaagaagatggatcCATCGGCGTCGAATTCGATCTCCTGTATGATACTTTCTATGGCACAGTTTCCCCTTTTCGTTCTTGGTTCAATTGTGGAAAACGGCATCTTTTCTTTCATGGCAATCTGATTATCTAAGGATGAGTATAACCTCTAATCCTCTATCATCTCTTCTTCAGCATCTCCCTCGGATAAAATGGGAGAGCCAGAGGAAATGGATGAGGTGGAGCAAGTTTCGTCTGATCTAAAGTCATTGAAGACTCTATATGGGCTGCTTCACAGGGGTCCGACGGATGAAACTGTGAGTTTTTCTAAGAACCAGATTGAACATGtcgtattattatttttctgaagTGAACAAGAATAGGAGAAAGCATAAATCTGTTTCCATTTTTCTAAACCGCTTTGGTCAGGCGTTTCTGAATAGCAGAGCAGCGATTTATTTTTCAGTATCTGCTAGATGCTCGTGTTTAGTTCATATTCTCCTTGGGGAAATTCGGAAGAAAGAAAATGCATGTGTCGAGTTGCTACTATCACTTCATGCTCATATTATCTCGACGTTTTACAGTTGGATGAAACATCAAGAGCCTTCATGACGAAGATGTTAGATGACATTACTCGTCAGACACTCCTCAGGCAGGCAAAGGTGATACATTTTCGGACCATTTGGTAATTTCATTCAGACATTGTTTGCAAGATTGCACCACTCCACCTTCATCTCGGTTTTAAATTTTCCCGGCAAATGTTGATCCAAAAGAAACATCGCACGTTTGCAGATGCTGTCTCCTGCGCTGGAGAGGAAGCTATCAATCCAGTCCGATCATCGCCGCGACGCGCGGCGACGCcgtgccggtgccggtgccggtCGTGAAGCCGATAGCCTCGTTCAGCCCCAGCCTCCATGCCTGTGAGAGAACAAGCCGGTTGAGGACACAAGGCGCGGTGAGAAGACGAGACAGTCGCCATGGCCGTCTCCTTGCTCGCGTCGCCTCGAACCGCGCGGCAAGAACTGcagtgccgccgccggcgccgagccaCCGTCAGAGTCTGGAGCGACGCCTTGACCACCTCGCCTCGCACCGTTCGTCCAGAGCCGTGACGCCGCGGCGCGGCACGGTGGCTGCTGGGAATCCGCGCTCCGACATGAGGTGGCTGCGCCGTGGCGATCACTCGTCAatggagcgcggcggcggcagcagcagcagcaggcgccgctccctctcccgcgAACCGTCGTCAGCTGTGCAGGAGCGGGGACGGGGGCTGCATCgcggcgcctcgccgccggcggcaccgCGCGTGGGAGCGGAGGACGGCTCCTCGACGCGCCGTCTCGGGAGGATGGACTCCGGGTTGTCTGTGAACTTGGTGCCGCCGCCACTGGCGCCGCGACATGGCTGTCAGCGAGGcggacgcggcgcggcagcaaCGACGAAGCTGTCCTCATCGACGGACGCGGCTGTCACGATACGCAGCAGCATCAGGCCGAGCTCCCGGGAATTCATGGAGCGGTCCCCCCGTCGAGCTGGTGAAGCTGAAAACGATAGGAAGGAAGTTGCCGATGCTGCCCGGCCAAGCCGTGGTGAACTCTCGTCGATGGAGCGCGGAAGCAGCAGTCGCCGATCACTCTCCCGCGAACCGTCGTCAGCTGTTCAGGAGCGTGGACACGGGCCGCATCgcggcgcctcgccgccggccgcaatGCGCGTCGGAGCGGAGGGCTCCTCGACGCGCCGCATCAAGAGGCTGGACTCCAGGTTGTCCGCGAGCATGGTGTCGCGTCGTGGCACTCCGCGAGGCGGACGCGGCGCGGCAACGCCGAAGCTGTCCTCGTCGACCGACGCGGCTGCCACGACATGCAGCCGCATCAGGCCGAACAGTGACCTCACGGAGCGCTCCCTACGCCGAGCTAGTGAAGCTGATGAAGACGAGAGCCCGCGACAGCGccgggggaaggggaaggagaaggagaaggccgaTGACGATGCTGCCAGCGTCAGCATGGGCCGGCCaagccggccgccgcggcgagctctGAACCGGATCAACTCCGGCAGCAcgtacagcagcagcagcccacCAGAACCGACTTCGAGCACTTCAGGTTACACCTCCTCGTGGGTGCCACCGCGAGACAAAGTGCCGTCATGggtgccaccgccaccgcggggCAATGCGCCGTCTTGggtgccaccgccaccgcaacCGCGGGGCAATGCGCCGTCGTGtgtgccaccaccaccgcaatCGCGGGGCATTGCGCCGCCGGAGTACGGGTTTCAAGTGTCAGGCGTGTCGAGGATCAGCTGCCACCTTCGCCTGGAGAGGAGAGTGGAGCGGATGAGGAGGTTCAAGGAGAAGCTCGGCACGGTgttccaccacctccaccaccaccaccacttcgGTCCCTCGGGCAGCAACGAGGGGGCGCCCCCGCTGCTCAGTCGTGACGTCCACGACAACGGCCTTCACCGCCCGTCGCCGTGGAAGGTTCTCGGCGGTGTCCTCCACCGCGCGACACGCCGTGGGGAGAAGAAGACCAGGAGCGTGCCGGCAGATCGGCGTGGCGGCGTCGAGCACATGCTGTTACACATGTGGGACAAACGGCGGGCGATGGCGAAgcagcgtggcgacggcggcggcggcggcgtcgggcgcgcACTGTTCCAAATGTGGGGcaaacggcgggcggcggccaagcggcgtggcggcggcgtcgggcgcgcGCTGTTCCAAATGTGGGTCaaacggcgggcgacggcgaagcGACGGCGTCGGGCATGCGCTGTTCCAAATGTGGGTCAAAcggcgggcgacgacggcgaagcggcgtggcagcgacggcggcgtcgggcgcgcGCTGTTCCACATGTGGGGGAAACGGCGGGCGACCGCAAGCGCTGGAATGTGGGGTACGGGAAGCCGGTGGAAGGCCAAGAAGCTGCACTGGTGGCAGCGGGTGAGGCCACGGCGCCGTTCAGGACATGGAAAGGCATTGCGGTAACATGGTACTGGTAGAATCTGTGTCTCTactattttgaaacaaattttaaattgtagaAGTTTGCTATAATTTAAGACGAATGGAGTAGcttatttgtaatttgtttcacAGCTTATTGCTCTATAAGAAACAATGCAATATATTTTCATTAGAAGCAAATATTCCTCTCTCAATCCAGGGGTTAAAGTTAGTCCATTCTCACAGCGTGGGAACCTAAAAGAAATTCATTGTCATTACTAGACGAAGGGGTACAGCTTAATCATCAAAGCTAACAATCCTAGTATGTAAATTTCAGCTATCGCATAAATAAGAAATAATATGTAGATAGTAAAGGACAAGGGAAATTTTGAGAACCGTACTTTACTAAAAATCTTATGTATTGCGGTACATGTGAGTTTATCTTTTTTGGCATCACGAAAATAATGTTTGATATCTAGGAACAGTATAGTGCTCCGTTGAATGCTAAAGAATCAATAACTTGTCTGAATAATTTACCCCTTACAGCTGATGGTGTATGTAGTCATAGGCATTTGCATATGTGCATGAGTGCATATGTTGAATGCCCATAACTACTCTAAATAGATAATTTGTTGTTGAATATTGCTGTGACGGTTTGTAAGATGTTTGCATTTGACAGGGCTCCCAGGTGTTCTATTTGTGCTTCCTGATTCCTATGTTGATGCCGAGAACAAGGACTATGGTGGTAAGCTTTTTGTTACCTACCTCtctatatcattttttttcttgtgtaaAATGCAGTTGATTTTACCCTGGCTGCCATGTTAATGGATATCCTTCATGGAAAGCTGGTTGTTTTTATCTTGGTCTTGTCCGCTTTCTGTTCCAGGTTTATTGCACCCAGAATCCATTCATCTTTAACTGTTTGTGCTTACTTGTACTACCATAGTTGATCTATCCAGACCTGAAATATACACTGACATTCTGCATAGTTGATTGTCTTCAGGAATTATTCCTCCAATATGCACAACTTTGTCTGGGTTCTCATGTCATTGTCGTTCTTTGCAGCTGAGTTGTTTGTAAACGGAGAAATTGTTCAAAGATCACCAGAAAGGCGGAGAAGGGTGGAGCCAGTTCCTCAGAGAGCACAAGATAGACCCCGGTACAGTGACCGAACTCGCTATGTGAAGCGGAGGGAGAATCAGGCGTACCAGCGGTGAAGACTCACCATACCTGCAACCGGCTAGATGCATCGACTCCTGCGTTTAGAACAGCAGCTCCCGCACGAGAAATGGCTTAGATTTTTTGTATGCTGCCGCTGTGTAATCTGGCAATGTTTTATGCATCTGGGCATGTATGTCTTGTCTACTTCAATAGACTAATCTATTGAACTGTGGCATATGAATTTGAAGCCCCACTTTTTTTGCCATATTTGTCACATCTGTTCACGCTGGATTTAAAGTTTGCATGTTAAATTAAAgttgtttaaaattttatattttatttaaatagAAATAAAATGATTTATTCAAATGTTATCGATGTAATCGTAAATTCAGATCGATGAATTTACGAAGCTATAAATACTGAACTATAAGAAACTCTTAGATTTAAAATTGTATTCTTTCGTTCTAGAATAAGTTAACCTATTACTAGATGCGGATATCCTAATACTATAGATCTGGATAAGTATCTATGATTCTATGTAAATTAATGGTATTAGGATGATAAACTTATTTTGGTGGATATGTATCTAGGTAAATTAATGTTATTAGGGTgattaacttattttgggatggacgAGGAAGTAGTAAAGAAAGCTTCAGTTTGTTCTTGCCAATGCCAACGGCGACGAGAATCGCCTACCGTGCAAATGCAATCTGGGACGCCAAGTCAATTTCGCGTTCTCTGGCCCTGTATCAACGTGGAACGGTGGAAGCAATCGGCGGACGCCACGGTGGCCATCACCCGTGAATCGTCGTGATATGCCGCGAGCTCAACGTGTGGTGGAGGCGGGAAACTTATCCTGCTTTTGCCTTGCCCCCGTGTCTTCGCCACGCCAGCCGCCCCCCGCCTGCCGACGAGGCCGCGGCCGCTGCTCAGTTCAGGCTCAGCTCGAGGGGATCGTGCGGTTGGTTGCGCGAAGCGGCGGCGAGAAATGGCGGGCGCGAGCTTCCTCTCGACCGTGCGGcagcctcccgcgccgccgccgccgctgctcgccccACGCGGCTCCGCTTCCTCCGTCTCGTCTCCCGCGCGACGGCACGCCCACGTATGTGCCCTGGAACTCGCGGGTGTAGTTTTGGTTTGGGCTAAAAATGCCGTGTGATTTGTGTAATccttgggatttttttttccgtgtAGATTCTGGTGTGCTGCCATGCTACCGCGCAGGAAGAGCCTGTGCGATTCCGTAGAAGGGATTTAATCGGCGGCTGCTTGACTACTGCCATTGGCTTGGTGCGTACCACTATTCTTCGTCCCTTTTGTTTGCGTGATCAGTGTAGTGTAGTCTTCTTATACTTTATTGGAGTAAGAAAGTGAATGAAATGTAGTATGGTGGGGGTAAAGAATATTAACCTGCAGTTAGTGCTTTTCCTTTTCCATGTTTAGTGTTGTTTTCAGAGGCGATAGGCTTAACTACTTCATGTCTTTTGATTAGGAATTAGTCGAGGGCTCTACAGGATTCACAGGAGTGGCTACTGCAGCTGATCTGATTGAGCGTCGACAACGCTCTGAATTCCAATGTAGGTCACCTCTGGCCGTTCCTTTTCCTTTGAATGCTATGTGCTTCTTTCCATGATAGTAATTCTTGCTTCCGTTTCTTTCTTCAGCAAGCATCAAAAGCACCCTCGCCACAGCCATAACGGTGAGATTGTATATTTTTTGCACTTCCTTAAGTCATTTTTACTTTGACCTATCTATCGATTTTTCCGGCTGAAATTTGATAACCCTTTGAAGGCTAAAAAAGAGCTCATTCCATCTTTGTTGACGTTGGCACTGAATGATGCCATGACATATGATAAGGTATGGTCTGGCTTCCTGAATTTACCGGCTGAACCCTCTGTCCATACATGGCACGCTTGGAAATAACCTGTGAAAAACGGCTATCCAACACTCTTTTTTAGGCCACGAAGTCAGGAGGTCCAAATGGATCGGTCAGGCTAAGGTAGTAGCTTCTGTTGGTACATATTTGTGTTGACGTTGCAAATATGCTCTTCAGATGAAAATCTAACAAGTTGCTCGGCCTCGTCATTCCTTCCTTTTCACCATTAAATAATAAAGTGCAGAAATAAGCAGACCTGAAAACAGTGGACTTTCTGCTGCTGTGGATCTGCTAGTTGAAGCGAAAAAGGAGATAGATTCCTACTCCAAGGGAGGACCCATTGCATTTGCAGATCTGATCCAATTTGCAGGTGTGACATACTTTGGACATAATTTTACTAGCACTTGTGTAATATTACCAAACTGGCTCTATTTTACCTTTGTTATTGTCAAGACCTCTTTTACAATAGTTGGAAAGGTACCAAGAAGTAATGGACATAGTAATAAACACCTCAAAATTTGCTTTCAATTGCAACAGCACAATCAGCACTCAAGCTAACATTCGTTGATGCGGCCATTGCCAAATGTGGCGGGAAcgaagaaaaaggaagaacacTATACTCAGCTTATGGTTCAAATGGCCAGGTATTCCCTATACCATGT
This window of the Oryza sativa Japonica Group chromosome 4, ASM3414082v1 genome carries:
- the LOC4336884 gene encoding multiple organellar RNA editing factor 2, chloroplastic isoform X2, encoding MARRPESSYSPLRSGQGGDRAPTEMAPLFPGCDYEHWLIVMDKPGGEGATKQQMIDCYIQTLAKVVGSEEEAKKKIYNVSCERYFGFGCEIDEETSNKLEGLPGVLFVLPDSYVDAENKDYGAELFVNGEIVQRSPERQRRVEPVPQRAQDRPRYSDRTRYVKRRENQAYQR
- the LOC4336886 gene encoding thylakoid lumenal 29 kDa protein, chloroplastic; protein product: MAGASFLSTVRQPPAPPPPLLAPRGSASSVSSPARRHAHILVCCHATAQEEPVRFRRRDLIGGCLTTAIGLELVEGSTGFTGVATAADLIERRQRSEFQSSIKSTLATAITAKKELIPSLLTLALNDAMTYDKATKSGGPNGSVRLSAEISRPENSGLSAAVDLLVEAKKEIDSYSKGGPIAFADLIQFAAQSALKLTFVDAAIAKCGGNEEKGRTLYSAYGSNGQWGLFDKLFGRQDTQEPDPEGRVPDWSKASVQEMKDKFVAVGLGPRQLAVMSVFLGPDQAATEERLIADKDCRPWVEKYQRSRETVSRTDYEVDLITTLTKLSSLGQKINYEAYTYPKQKIDLGKLKL
- the LOC4336884 gene encoding multiple organellar RNA editing factor 2, chloroplastic isoform X1 — its product is MATAAAAARAVAAAGRPAQGVPLSRRLTTASSSSARPLRPRGGRAAGSVRCMARRPESSYSPLRSGQGGDRAPTEMAPLFPGCDYEHWLIVMDKPGGEGATKQQMIDCYIQTLAKVVGSEEEAKKKIYNVSCERYFGFGCEIDEETSNKLEGLPGVLFVLPDSYVDAENKDYGAELFVNGEIVQRSPERQRRVEPVPQRAQDRPRYSDRTRYVKRRENQAYQR
- the LOC4336883 gene encoding V-type proton ATPase subunit G1, whose translation is MDANRRQSGIQQLLAAEQEAQQIVNAARAAKSARLRQAKEEAEREIAEYRAQMEAEFQRKVAESSGDSGANVKRLEQETAEKIAQLKQQAASISPEVIQMLLRHVTTVKN
- the LOC107276783 gene encoding uncharacterized protein, translating into MTLLVRHSSGRQRCCLLRWRGSYQSSPIIAATRGDAVPVPVPVVKPIASFSPSLHACERTSRLRTQGAVRRRDSRHGRLLARVASNRAARTAVPPPAPSHRQSLERRLDHLASHRSSRAVTPRRGTVAAGNPRSDMRWLRRGDHSSMERGGGSSSSRRRSLSREPSSAVQERGRGLHRGASPPAAPRVGAEDGSSTRRLGRMDSGLSVNLVPPPLAPRHGCQRGGRGAAATTKLSSSTDAAVTIRSSIRPSSREFMERSPRRAGEAENDRKEVADAARPSRGELSSMERGSSSRRSLSREPSSAVQERGHGPHRGASPPAAMRVGAEGSSTRRIKRLDSRLSASMVSRRGTPRGGRGAATPKLSSSTDAAATTCSRIRPNSDLTERSLRRASEADEDESPRQRRGKGKEKEKADDDAASVSMGRPSRPPRRALNRINSGSTYSSSSPPEPTSSTSGYTSSWVPPRDKVPSWVPPPPRGNAPSWVPPPPQPRGNAPSCVPPPPQSRGIAPPEYGFQVSGVSRISCHLRLERRVERMRRFKEKLGTVFHHLHHHHHFGPSGSNEGAPPLLSRDVHDNGLHRPSPWKVLGGVLHRATRRGEKKTRSVPADRRGGVEHMLLHMWDKRRAMAKQRGDGGGGGVGRALFQMWGKRRAAAKRRGGGVGRALFQMWVKRRATAKRRRRACAVPNVGQTAGDDGEAAWQRRRRRARAVPHVGETAGDRKRWNVGYGKPVEGQEAALVAAGEATAPFRTWKGIAVTWAPRCSICAS